Within Deinococcus betulae, the genomic segment CCCTCTAGGGGTCAAAAGTCTGCGGTGGAGCTGAAAAGTCGGTTCCTGTACGGTGTTTTCTGCGATGAAGAACACCAGGAACCGACGGCCTCAGGATAGCCTCTGTGCCCGCCTGCCGACCCACTTTGCGCTTGATCCGCGTCGCCTCACCGTCCTGGCGGCGCTGATCCTCGCCATCATCGAAAAACGCACCGTCTGCCTGTTCCAACTGGTGGTGTGCCTTCGTCTCGTCGGAACCGACGAGACCATCTATCAGCGCCTGAAGCGCTTCGTTCAGTTTGACTGGGCGGAGCAGCAGTCGATGACGGCCCGCTTCGTCCTGGGGTTCTTCCGGGATCAGGACGAGCTGGTGCTCATCCTTGACCGCACCAACTGGAAATGGGGTCAACGTGATCTCAATCTGCTCATCCTCAGCGTGATGTGGAAGTCGTTCAGTTTTCCACTGGCGTGGACGGCGCTGCCCCATGGGGGCAGCAGTTCATCGGCTGCCCGGATCGCCCTGGTGGAATCGGTTGTAGCGTCGCTTCACGGGAAGCGTCTCGCGCTCCTGGCAGACCGCGAGTTTATCGGCCGAGACTGGTTTCTGGCGCTGCAACGCCTGGGCATTCAACCGACCATTCGACTGCATGCCACCACGCGCGTCAACGGCATCGACGTTCGGTCGTGCTTCCTGAAGCTCCAACCCGGTGAGCTGCGCCGCTGGCACTGTGCGATCACCGTCTATGGCGTGCGGATGCGGGTTCTTGCTTGCAAGAACCTCCACGGCGAGATCCTCTATCTGGCCTATCACGGGTGGAGTACCCAGGCCATTGACCGTTATGCCTGGCGCTGGAACGCGGAAAACATGCACCAGGCACTCAAAGGACGCGGTTTCGATCTGGAAGCGACCCGCCTCACCGATGGTGACCGGCTGAGCCTCCTGTTTGGCGTGGTCGCACTCGCCTTTATCTGGTGCTGCGTCAGTGGGGATTTCGTGGCCACGAAATCCCCACCAAAGACCTTGAAACACGGCTACAGCACCAAAAGCGTCTTTCGGCT encodes:
- a CDS encoding IS4 family transposase, whose product is MKNTRNRRPQDSLCARLPTHFALDPRRLTVLAALILAIIEKRTVCLFQLVVCLRLVGTDETIYQRLKRFVQFDWAEQQSMTARFVLGFFRDQDELVLILDRTNWKWGQRDLNLLILSVMWKSFSFPLAWTALPHGGSSSSAARIALVESVVASLHGKRLALLADREFIGRDWFLALQRLGIQPTIRLHATTRVNGIDVRSCFLKLQPGELRRWHCAITVYGVRMRVLACKNLHGEILYLAYHGWSTQAIDRYAWRWNAENMHQALKGRGFDLEATRLTDGDRLSLLFGVVALAFIWCCVSGDFVATKSPPKTLKHGYSTKSVFRLGLDALGVVLSQRPRHKHASRPTFLQLLATFDP